A portion of the Paenibacillus marchantiae genome contains these proteins:
- a CDS encoding acetate/propionate family kinase produces MKVLVINAGSSSLKYQLYNMTDESVLAKGLVERIGMDSSILTHKPTGREDVTEVSEILEHTTAIRKVIDILTDKENGVLGSVDEIQAVGHRVVHGGEAFKESALVDDASKAEIRRLFDLAPLHNPAAMMGIRAAESNMPGVPQVMVFDTAFHQTMPEKAYLYAIPRVLYKKYKVRRYGAHGTSHDYVSKAAAEYLDRPLEDLKIITCHVGNGGSVTAVQGGVSVDTSMGMTPLEGLMMGTRSGDLDPAIVPYVMNKEELSVSEVNSMLNKHSGLLAISGISSDMREITEGMEAGDANSTLAFEMYEYRLRKYIGSYAAAMNGVDVIVFTAGVGENSVVLRQKVCEQLTYLGVELDEALNAIRSGEPRRITTANSKVDVLVVPTNEELVIARDTHRIVLNSL; encoded by the coding sequence GTGAAAGTACTCGTAATTAATGCGGGGAGTTCCTCGCTCAAATATCAATTGTATAACATGACGGATGAATCCGTATTGGCCAAAGGTCTCGTAGAGCGGATCGGGATGGACTCTTCCATTCTGACTCATAAACCAACAGGCCGTGAGGATGTAACGGAAGTAAGCGAGATTCTCGAACATACTACAGCGATTCGTAAAGTTATTGACATCCTGACAGACAAAGAAAACGGTGTGCTTGGTTCCGTTGATGAAATTCAGGCTGTTGGACATCGTGTAGTTCACGGTGGTGAAGCATTTAAGGAATCCGCATTGGTTGATGATGCATCCAAAGCAGAAATCCGCCGTCTGTTCGATCTGGCTCCACTGCATAACCCAGCAGCAATGATGGGTATTCGTGCGGCTGAATCCAATATGCCAGGGGTACCACAGGTAATGGTCTTTGATACGGCTTTCCATCAAACGATGCCGGAAAAAGCATATCTGTATGCCATTCCACGTGTGCTTTATAAAAAGTATAAAGTGCGTCGTTATGGAGCACATGGTACTTCCCATGATTACGTAAGCAAGGCAGCAGCTGAATATCTGGATCGTCCATTGGAAGATCTGAAGATCATCACATGCCATGTTGGTAATGGTGGTAGTGTAACGGCTGTACAGGGCGGTGTATCCGTGGACACGTCCATGGGCATGACTCCACTCGAAGGATTGATGATGGGAACACGTAGTGGTGACCTGGATCCGGCAATTGTACCTTATGTTATGAACAAGGAAGAACTGAGCGTGAGCGAAGTAAACTCCATGTTGAATAAACATAGTGGACTTCTTGCAATCTCCGGCATCAGCAGCGACATGCGTGAAATCACGGAAGGTATGGAAGCTGGCGATGCTAATTCCACGCTTGCATTCGAGATGTACGAATACCGTTTGCGTAAATACATCGGTTCTTATGCAGCAGCAATGAACGGTGTAGACGTGATCGTATTTACGGCTGGTGTAGGTGAAAACTCCGTTGTTCTTCGCCAAAAAGTATGTGAGCAACTCACGTACCTGGGTGTTGAACTGGATGAAGCGCTGAATGCAATCCGCTCTGGAGAACCACGCCGCATCACAACAGCGAATTCCAAAGTGGACGTTCTCGTAGTTCCTACGAACGAAGAATTGGTGATTGCAAGAGATACACACCGAATCGTATTGAATTCTCTGTAA
- a CDS encoding redox-sensing transcriptional repressor Rex produces MKSDKISEAVVRRLPVYLRYLNELHQREVNTVSSQELGLRLDLNPAQIRKDLAYFGDFGRKGIGYDVSYLIEKIRHILKIDQQINVALVGAGNLGHALSNYNAYLKDNMKIVAVFDAYGPKIGSQINSLTVQPMNELTDSVKKDNIRIGIITVPDTEAQNVADQLIESGIEAILNFAPTILKTPPHIRIHHADFTTDLLSLAYYLENGKDDEEDDDK; encoded by the coding sequence ATGAAATCAGATAAAATTTCGGAAGCCGTGGTGCGTAGATTACCTGTTTACTTGCGTTATTTGAATGAACTGCATCAGCGGGAAGTCAATACGGTTTCTTCACAAGAACTTGGACTGAGGCTGGATTTGAATCCGGCCCAGATTCGTAAAGACTTGGCTTACTTTGGTGACTTTGGTCGTAAAGGGATTGGATATGACGTTTCATATCTCATTGAGAAAATCCGCCATATTTTAAAAATAGACCAGCAGATCAATGTAGCTCTTGTCGGAGCAGGTAATTTGGGACATGCCTTGTCCAATTACAATGCCTATCTCAAAGACAACATGAAGATCGTCGCTGTATTTGATGCCTACGGTCCGAAAATTGGGAGTCAAATCAACAGTTTGACGGTACAACCGATGAATGAATTAACGGATTCGGTCAAAAAAGATAACATTCGTATAGGTATTATCACGGTTCCGGATACGGAAGCCCAAAATGTTGCAGATCAGCTGATTGAGTCAGGAATTGAAGCGATTCTGAACTTTGCGCCAACGATCCTGAAGACCCCGCCGCATATTCGCATTCATCATGCTGATTTTACGACGGATCTACTTAGCCTGGCTTATTACTTGGAGAATGGAAAGGACGACGAGGAAGATGACGACAAATAG
- a CDS encoding amidohydrolase produces MTTNRWVIHNGKFAVSEGTNWNVVQGFMVVENDKIVHIGETLPEGDESLTKVDGKGLFFLPGLINTHGHAAMSLLRGHGDDLALQVWLQEKMWPMEAKMTSEDVYWGTSLSVLEMLKGGTTAFLDMYDHMDQVAKVVEQSGVRAALARGVIGLCSEEEQLRKLEESAAFARQWNGQADGRITTVISPHAPYTCPPDYIEKLVQVAHDLNLPLHTHMSETLREVEQNVADYGLRPVAHLEKLGFFSRPSLVAHAVHLNDEEIEILAKHDVAVSHNPGSNLKLASGVARVPDLLKAGVTVSLGTDGPASNNNLDMFEEMRLAALIHKGVSGDPTAVPAGEALLLGTSYGAKSIFLNNTGALQVGMKADFIALNIEQAHFYPHTDLISHTVYSASAKDVEHVWVDGKQVVKHGECLTMDEERILRESQLAFDSLLAR; encoded by the coding sequence ATGACGACAAATAGATGGGTAATTCACAACGGCAAATTTGCCGTGAGTGAAGGTACGAATTGGAACGTGGTTCAAGGTTTTATGGTTGTTGAGAATGACAAGATTGTGCATATTGGTGAGACATTGCCGGAAGGAGACGAAAGCCTGACAAAGGTGGACGGAAAAGGACTGTTCTTCTTGCCGGGTCTGATCAATACGCATGGTCACGCGGCCATGTCGCTCCTCAGAGGCCATGGAGACGATCTGGCGTTACAAGTATGGTTGCAGGAGAAAATGTGGCCAATGGAAGCCAAAATGACGTCTGAAGACGTATATTGGGGCACATCACTTTCCGTGCTTGAAATGTTGAAGGGTGGAACAACAGCTTTCCTAGATATGTATGATCATATGGATCAGGTTGCGAAAGTGGTGGAACAATCCGGCGTTCGGGCTGCTCTGGCACGTGGGGTAATCGGGCTTTGCTCAGAAGAAGAACAACTGCGCAAGCTCGAAGAGTCCGCAGCATTTGCCCGTCAATGGAATGGACAAGCAGACGGAAGAATTACAACCGTAATCTCTCCGCACGCCCCTTACACTTGCCCTCCGGATTACATAGAGAAGCTGGTACAGGTTGCTCATGATCTGAATCTGCCTTTGCATACGCATATGTCTGAAACGCTTCGCGAAGTGGAACAGAACGTGGCTGATTACGGACTGCGTCCAGTCGCACATCTGGAGAAGCTAGGATTTTTCTCCCGTCCATCTCTGGTTGCACATGCGGTACATCTGAATGATGAAGAGATCGAGATTCTCGCAAAGCATGATGTAGCAGTTTCCCACAATCCAGGCAGTAACCTGAAATTGGCTTCGGGTGTTGCGCGTGTGCCTGATCTGTTGAAAGCAGGCGTGACTGTGTCTCTGGGAACAGACGGACCAGCAAGTAACAATAACCTGGATATGTTTGAAGAGATGAGATTGGCTGCGTTGATTCACAAAGGTGTGTCCGGTGACCCTACTGCAGTGCCGGCAGGGGAAGCGCTTCTGCTTGGAACTTCATATGGTGCTAAATCCATATTCCTGAACAATACAGGCGCTCTGCAAGTTGGCATGAAGGCTGACTTCATCGCGTTGAACATCGAACAGGCCCATTTCTATCCGCATACGGATCTGATTTCCCATACGGTCTACTCGGCATCGGCCAAAGATGTGGAGCATGTGTGGGTGGATGGTAAACAAGTGGTTAAACATGGCGAATGTCTTACGATGGATGAAGAGCGCATTCTGCGTGAGTCTCAGCTGGCATTTGACAGTTTGCTTGCCCGTTAA
- a CDS encoding 3-hydroxyacyl-CoA dehydrogenase family protein, protein MFFKKIGVVGGGTMGQGISQMLAAKGLDVLLVEHTTEKLDHAYNMIETNLDKQLEKWAITKAEKKLILSRITKVAHLAELGTCDMVIETISEDLEAKKAVFSQLDQVCPSNVILASNTSTLSLTELASSTKYPERVIGMHFIHPVSRVDLVEIIRGLKTSDSTFAETRRFVEEVADKKGVMIYESPGFVTSRLICLLINEALHVLQEGVASAEDIDDAMRIGYNFQHGPLEMADRFGLDSVEAALERMFREFGELKYRPSTVLKKMVRAGHLGVKTGEGFFKYDKDGDRL, encoded by the coding sequence ATGTTTTTCAAAAAGATAGGAGTTGTCGGCGGCGGCACGATGGGGCAAGGTATTTCCCAGATGCTTGCAGCCAAAGGACTTGATGTGCTTCTGGTGGAACACACAACGGAGAAGCTGGATCATGCATATAACATGATTGAGACGAACCTCGATAAACAACTGGAGAAATGGGCGATTACAAAGGCTGAGAAGAAATTGATTCTCTCCCGTATTACCAAAGTTGCTCATCTGGCTGAACTCGGAACTTGCGATATGGTCATTGAGACTATTTCTGAAGATCTGGAAGCGAAAAAAGCGGTATTCAGTCAACTGGACCAAGTTTGCCCAAGCAACGTAATTCTTGCTAGTAATACATCCACGCTGAGTTTGACTGAGCTTGCAAGCTCAACCAAATACCCAGAGCGTGTTATTGGTATGCACTTTATTCACCCGGTTTCCCGGGTTGATCTTGTAGAGATTATTCGTGGTCTGAAAACATCCGATAGCACTTTTGCAGAAACGAGACGTTTTGTGGAGGAAGTAGCGGACAAAAAAGGCGTTATGATCTATGAATCACCTGGATTTGTGACGTCCAGACTGATCTGTCTTCTGATCAACGAAGCGCTGCATGTACTGCAGGAAGGTGTCGCTTCCGCTGAAGATATTGATGACGCTATGCGTATCGGATACAATTTCCAGCACGGACCGCTTGAGATGGCAGACCGTTTCGGATTGGATTCGGTAGAAGCTGCACTCGAAAGAATGTTCCGTGAATTCGGTGAATTGAAATATCGTCCTTCCACAGTCCTGAAGAAAATGGTGCGTGCAGGACACCTGGGTGTCAAAACAGGCGAAGGATTCTTCAAGTACGACAAGGATGGTGACCGGCTGTGA
- a CDS encoding tetratricopeptide repeat protein — protein MNDMLDEIIKRYPSAEGLSKQELLQKWNLLKRMSDGMIDEWLMFEEKMSQVRERELDKPASLEPEQEAVTALPELHLECFSRGQGYFKLQMYPQAIMQFSRVVTDYPESALTRFYLALAHLNLEQTEEAGIHLQRIMHLNGSPRLKGLVCNVLGCIEAKLANPEGACSLFAQALQYDPSLTEPLYNMEACRLNSGKLQYANQLTALN, from the coding sequence ATGAACGACATGTTAGATGAAATTATCAAGCGCTACCCTTCTGCTGAAGGCCTAAGCAAACAGGAATTGCTGCAAAAGTGGAATTTGCTGAAGCGGATGAGTGACGGGATGATTGATGAGTGGCTGATGTTTGAAGAAAAAATGAGCCAGGTGAGGGAAAGGGAACTGGATAAGCCTGCTTCCCTCGAACCTGAACAGGAAGCTGTTACCGCACTGCCAGAACTGCATTTGGAGTGTTTCAGTCGCGGTCAGGGATATTTCAAACTGCAAATGTACCCGCAGGCGATTATGCAATTTTCTAGGGTTGTGACCGACTATCCGGAAAGTGCATTGACTCGTTTTTACCTGGCTCTTGCTCATCTCAACCTGGAACAAACCGAGGAAGCAGGAATACACTTGCAGCGGATCATGCATCTGAACGGTTCGCCGAGATTGAAAGGGTTGGTATGTAACGTCCTGGGCTGTATCGAGGCCAAGCTCGCGAATCCTGAAGGTGCATGTTCATTATTTGCGCAGGCGCTTCAGTATGACCCATCGTTGACCGAACCGCTGTATAACATGGAAGCTTGTCGTTTAAACAGCGGAAAATTGCAATATGCAAATCAGCTGACTGCCTTAAATTAG
- the panD gene encoding aspartate 1-decarboxylase: MFRTLMKSKIHRVTVTEANLNYVGSITIDEDLMETSDLMENEKVQIVNNNNGARLETYVIPGPRGSGVICLNGAAARLVQPGDTVIIISYAMMSQEEANNHKPTVVFVDGQNKPVQTMKHEVHATIM, translated from the coding sequence ATGTTTAGAACACTAATGAAATCCAAAATTCACCGGGTAACCGTTACGGAAGCAAACCTGAACTATGTGGGTAGCATTACCATAGATGAAGATCTAATGGAAACTTCCGATCTAATGGAAAATGAGAAAGTGCAAATTGTTAATAACAACAATGGTGCACGTCTGGAAACCTATGTCATTCCAGGCCCACGTGGAAGTGGAGTTATCTGTTTGAATGGAGCAGCAGCTCGCCTGGTACAGCCTGGAGATACCGTCATTATCATTTCATATGCAATGATGTCTCAAGAAGAGGCAAATAATCACAAGCCTACCGTTGTATTTGTAGATGGACAGAATAAACCTGTGCAAACGATGAAACACGAAGTTCATGCGACGATTATGTAA
- the dinG gene encoding ATP-dependent DNA helicase DinG, producing the protein MKFAVLDFETTGTQSDGEIIQAGLAIIDHDYSITQIYSSYVNPGVPIPPFITGLTGITDEDVADAPSLEEMMMEMVPLLDDVVLVGHNVAFDFHFLQNALDRCGYLPFTGRILDTIDFLKISFPSLGSYQLGYVSSEFGFQHDRPHQADSDALATAFVLLKCLDELRALPLITIQRLSDLFAPEDSDLGWFFDGMRSEKEAEPIQDLDGHTYYRQLALNVSDWTDIGSPRDEREGNPLEGVSFEQFMDQVRDNLKETLDHYEEREAQTQMFSSVRQALDEEKHLLIEAGTGTGKSLGYLLPAIYESVKQEQKVMVSTHTINLQEQLRERDIPMLTQVVPFPFKAAVFKGRGHYLCLRKFEHKINKREFATPKEDYFTAAQMIVWLTQTETGDDEELNLSGRGGDFWETVQSESESCLGRSCPWFRKCFYHRAKHEAGLSDIVITNHSKLFTDVKAAHQLLPAYESLVIDEAHHLEDVAGKHLGLHMKYFTLVHTLTRLFKDSRNGQLPMLRSQLSGHENSVQWGSMIDQMFPLAVEVKEMWDRLSDALFGLLPERSDASPGETGQFSLRLKSSQKPAKWQELQDAENQIYVTLGDLIRKGDKLLLEVKEDQDDYQSDSLITDISGLLKDLATIKDNLRFFMRMDDANTVYWMEASGQFRSKSLQLYAVPVDVSAQLKDMFFDKKKSVVLTSATLSVDKSFQFMIEQLGLQEAADNNRLLTSMLPSPFNYREQALLVIPRDFPSVKGSVGDAHFVDMLVHSLAETAIATRGRMMVLFTSYRMLRQVYDPLKEALSGNDISLLGQGVDSGSRSKLTRRFQDAKATVLLGTSSFWEGVDIPGEALTCLAIVRLPFQPPNHPLVEAKSELLQQQKKNPFMKLSVPQAVIRFKQGFGRLVRTGKDRGIVIVYDTRVIEAYYGKYFLYSLPGPKMEHMLTEQIVPRISEWLERPTEEQQ; encoded by the coding sequence ATGAAATTTGCCGTATTGGATTTCGAAACAACCGGCACGCAGTCCGACGGTGAGATTATACAGGCCGGACTTGCCATCATAGATCATGACTACAGCATAACTCAAATATATAGTTCTTATGTGAACCCAGGTGTACCGATTCCTCCGTTTATTACGGGGTTAACCGGTATTACCGATGAAGATGTGGCGGATGCTCCCTCATTGGAAGAGATGATGATGGAGATGGTTCCGCTGCTTGATGATGTGGTTCTTGTTGGACACAATGTTGCTTTTGATTTTCATTTTCTTCAAAATGCACTCGATCGATGCGGTTATCTGCCATTTACCGGACGGATCCTGGATACGATTGATTTCCTGAAGATCTCGTTCCCGTCACTGGGCTCTTATCAACTCGGTTATGTGTCTTCGGAATTCGGATTTCAGCATGACCGTCCTCATCAGGCAGACAGTGATGCTCTTGCAACAGCTTTTGTATTACTGAAGTGTCTCGATGAGCTGCGTGCATTGCCTCTGATCACGATTCAGCGCCTCAGTGACCTGTTTGCACCGGAAGACAGCGACTTGGGTTGGTTCTTCGATGGAATGCGTTCTGAGAAGGAAGCAGAGCCTATTCAGGATCTGGATGGTCATACGTATTACCGCCAGCTTGCCCTGAACGTGAGTGACTGGACCGATATAGGCTCACCACGTGATGAGCGAGAGGGTAATCCGCTGGAAGGCGTGAGTTTTGAGCAGTTTATGGATCAGGTTAGAGATAACCTGAAGGAGACGCTGGACCATTATGAGGAGCGTGAGGCGCAAACTCAAATGTTCAGCAGTGTACGACAAGCTTTGGATGAGGAGAAACATCTCTTAATCGAAGCTGGGACAGGTACGGGCAAATCACTTGGTTATTTGCTGCCTGCTATCTATGAAAGTGTAAAACAGGAACAGAAAGTCATGGTCAGCACACATACCATCAACCTGCAGGAGCAATTGAGAGAGCGGGATATTCCTATGCTGACCCAAGTGGTTCCGTTCCCGTTCAAGGCAGCGGTGTTCAAAGGACGTGGGCATTATCTGTGTCTGCGTAAGTTTGAGCATAAAATCAATAAACGTGAATTTGCTACACCGAAAGAGGATTACTTTACAGCGGCTCAGATGATTGTCTGGCTTACTCAGACGGAGACTGGAGACGACGAGGAGCTTAATCTAAGCGGGCGCGGAGGAGACTTCTGGGAGACGGTACAGAGTGAATCTGAGTCCTGTCTTGGACGTTCCTGTCCTTGGTTCCGCAAATGTTTCTATCACCGGGCCAAACATGAAGCCGGGCTTTCCGATATCGTCATTACGAATCATTCGAAATTGTTTACGGATGTCAAAGCAGCACATCAGCTGCTGCCAGCCTACGAAAGTCTCGTCATCGATGAAGCACATCATCTGGAGGACGTAGCAGGTAAGCACCTTGGTCTTCATATGAAATATTTCACGTTGGTTCATACACTGACCCGACTGTTTAAAGATAGCCGAAATGGCCAACTGCCTATGCTGCGTTCTCAATTGTCGGGTCATGAAAATTCGGTACAGTGGGGCTCCATGATTGATCAGATGTTCCCGCTTGCTGTCGAAGTTAAAGAGATGTGGGATCGACTAAGCGATGCATTGTTCGGACTGCTGCCTGAACGCAGCGATGCTTCTCCAGGCGAGACAGGACAATTCTCACTTAGACTGAAGTCTTCACAAAAACCAGCCAAATGGCAGGAATTGCAGGACGCTGAAAACCAAATTTATGTCACCCTAGGTGATTTGATTCGTAAAGGCGACAAGCTGCTGCTTGAAGTGAAAGAAGATCAGGACGATTATCAGTCCGATAGTCTGATTACGGATATCTCAGGTCTGCTCAAGGATTTGGCAACGATTAAGGATAATCTGCGGTTCTTCATGCGGATGGATGATGCCAATACCGTGTACTGGATGGAGGCCAGCGGCCAGTTCCGCAGTAAATCACTGCAACTCTATGCTGTTCCTGTCGATGTCAGTGCTCAATTGAAGGATATGTTCTTTGATAAAAAGAAAAGCGTTGTGCTTACATCGGCTACGCTTTCCGTTGACAAGTCATTTCAATTCATGATCGAACAGCTGGGTTTGCAGGAAGCTGCCGACAATAACCGTCTGTTAACGTCGATGCTACCTTCACCGTTCAATTATCGAGAACAAGCGCTGCTTGTCATTCCGCGTGATTTCCCAAGCGTGAAGGGCAGTGTAGGCGATGCACACTTTGTGGATATGCTCGTGCACTCGCTCGCGGAAACGGCTATTGCGACTCGTGGACGCATGATGGTGTTGTTTACCTCCTACCGCATGCTGCGACAGGTCTATGACCCGCTTAAGGAGGCTTTGTCAGGCAACGATATCTCTTTGCTTGGGCAAGGGGTGGACAGCGGCAGCCGTTCCAAGCTTACACGTCGGTTCCAAGATGCTAAAGCAACGGTGCTACTTGGCACAAGCAGCTTTTGGGAAGGCGTGGACATTCCGGGAGAGGCTCTGACCTGCCTTGCAATTGTCAGACTGCCGTTCCAGCCACCGAATCATCCATTAGTGGAAGCGAAGAGCGAGCTTTTGCAGCAGCAAAAGAAAAACCCGTTTATGAAGCTATCCGTGCCACAAGCCGTCATCCGTTTCAAACAGGGATTTGGCAGACTGGTTCGTACAGGCAAAGACAGAGGCATTGTGATTGTATACGATACACGCGTTATTGAAGCGTATTATGGCAAGTACTTTTTATATTCATTACCTGGTCCCAAAATGGAGCACATGCTTACAGAGCAGATAGTTCCACGCATTTCGGAATGGCTCGAGAGACCAACCGAAGAGCAACAATAA
- a CDS encoding AAA family ATPase, with the protein MPKWTKEIAIGFVPVLIIFLAFIGVNMIPILIAVMLVGALLLMMQMRGGITVGAGQERKRKKKGPSKLTFEEIGGQESAKQELREALDFLIRHEEIQKFGIRPLKGILLTGPPGTGKTLMAKAAAHYTDSVFVAASGSEFVEMYVGVGAGRIRDLFRDARTRAAKENKENAIIFIDEIDVIGGKREGGQQREYDQTLNQLLTEMDGIYSSETPRILVIAATNRKEMLDSALTRPGRFDRHIQVDLPDKKGRKHILELHAVNKPLLEGVSLEKTAEESYGFSGAQLESVMNEAAIYAMRDGLLNIEQRHLSLAIDKVMMGEKTDRESSVEEKKRVAIHELGHAIMAELVRPGSVSQVALSPRGQALGYVRHNPQQEQFLYTKRFLEEQIMIALGGAAAEEMYYGGRSTGSRNDFEQATNVVQTMMASGLTTLGIVNMDMVTTEELMRENKLILQDLMEQTKRLLEEQRTIFDNSLDTLLREEVLSGDQFRCQFRDSALLPA; encoded by the coding sequence ATGCCTAAATGGACGAAAGAAATTGCCATTGGATTTGTACCCGTATTAATTATCTTTCTCGCTTTTATCGGTGTAAACATGATTCCCATTCTGATCGCTGTAATGCTTGTGGGAGCTCTGCTGCTCATGATGCAAATGCGGGGTGGGATTACGGTGGGGGCAGGTCAGGAACGTAAACGCAAGAAAAAAGGCCCTTCCAAGCTGACTTTTGAAGAAATCGGTGGTCAGGAGAGTGCCAAGCAGGAACTGCGGGAAGCGCTTGATTTTCTCATTCGACATGAAGAAATTCAGAAGTTTGGTATTCGTCCTTTGAAAGGTATACTGCTTACTGGCCCTCCAGGAACTGGTAAAACCTTGATGGCCAAAGCTGCTGCTCATTATACCGACTCTGTTTTTGTAGCTGCTTCAGGCAGTGAGTTTGTTGAGATGTATGTTGGTGTAGGTGCAGGCAGAATACGTGATTTGTTCCGTGATGCAAGAACTCGCGCCGCTAAAGAAAATAAGGAAAATGCCATTATATTTATTGATGAAATTGATGTGATCGGTGGAAAACGGGAAGGCGGACAACAGCGTGAATATGATCAGACGCTGAATCAGCTGTTGACGGAAATGGATGGCATATACTCTTCCGAAACACCACGTATACTCGTGATCGCCGCTACGAACCGAAAAGAAATGCTGGATAGCGCGCTGACGCGTCCAGGTCGTTTTGACCGTCATATTCAGGTAGACTTGCCGGATAAGAAAGGCAGAAAACACATACTGGAGCTGCATGCAGTCAATAAACCTCTTCTGGAAGGGGTCAGCCTTGAGAAGACAGCAGAAGAATCCTATGGTTTCTCTGGAGCACAGCTGGAAAGCGTGATGAACGAAGCGGCAATTTACGCGATGAGAGACGGGCTGCTCAACATTGAACAGCGTCATCTGTCCCTTGCGATTGATAAAGTAATGATGGGTGAGAAGACAGACCGCGAATCCAGCGTGGAAGAGAAGAAAAGAGTGGCTATTCATGAATTGGGACATGCCATCATGGCTGAACTGGTTCGTCCTGGCAGTGTGAGTCAGGTTGCACTCAGCCCTCGTGGACAGGCCTTGGGATATGTACGTCATAACCCGCAACAAGAGCAATTTCTGTACACGAAGCGCTTCCTTGAAGAGCAAATCATGATTGCCCTCGGAGGTGCAGCAGCGGAGGAAATGTACTACGGTGGACGCAGTACAGGATCACGCAATGACTTTGAGCAAGCAACGAATGTGGTACAGACGATGATGGCTTCCGGCCTCACAACGTTGGGTATTGTTAACATGGATATGGTCACTACGGAAGAATTAATGCGGGAGAACAAATTGATCCTGCAAGACCTGATGGAACAGACCAAACGATTGCTTGAAGAACAGCGGACAATTTTCGACAATTCCCTCGACACGTTGCTCAGGGAAGAAGTATTGTCTGGCGATCAATTTCGTTGTCAATTTCGTGACAGCGCCCTTTTACCGGCATAA
- a CDS encoding cell wall elongation regulator TseB-like domain-containing protein, with protein MKKKKKWIWISLLLLVLILFGLQRYYVYVTQDQRKEEALAIQAAQEQLGITSHEELRKYVWGQKDGGDNIYWTLIGKNKDNQDVMVWIKFDENNKPVTGTNAVHGELLKNGMNEAQIRNRFSSEVPGGEIKRIMPGVVNGIYVWQVYYNDDTHNYYRFYRFSNGEQVDLVYTIPNS; from the coding sequence TTGAAGAAAAAAAAGAAGTGGATATGGATTTCGCTGCTGCTCCTGGTTCTGATTCTGTTTGGACTTCAGCGTTATTATGTCTATGTTACCCAGGATCAGCGCAAGGAAGAGGCGTTGGCCATACAGGCGGCCCAGGAACAGCTGGGGATTACGTCCCACGAAGAGCTGCGTAAGTATGTCTGGGGGCAGAAAGACGGCGGAGACAACATATACTGGACCCTGATCGGCAAAAATAAGGATAACCAGGATGTCATGGTGTGGATCAAGTTTGATGAGAATAACAAACCCGTGACGGGAACCAATGCAGTACACGGTGAACTGTTAAAGAACGGCATGAATGAAGCTCAGATTCGAAATCGGTTCAGCTCTGAAGTTCCCGGTGGGGAGATCAAACGAATCATGCCAGGCGTTGTGAATGGAATCTATGTATGGCAAGTGTATTATAATGATGATACTCACAACTATTATCGGTTTTACCGCTTCAGTAACGGGGAACAGGTGGATCTGGTCTATACGATACCAAATAGCTAG